The following are encoded together in the Kwoniella europaea PYCC6329 chromosome 1, complete sequence genome:
- a CDS encoding serine/threonine-protein kinase ATG1 — MPDSNAQNPRGEGSSSATASGGHRTHKERIGNYVVGNEIGRGSFATVYKGYRSKSKVSIAIKAVSRQKLTTKLLENLESEINILKVIHHRNIVALEDCFKNDTHIYLVMEYCSGSDLSIYIKNRGRLDTLDFFPRPGSRMDSLERKEDGKIFWPHPPTGGLDEKVTRSFLGQLAQAIKFLRAQDLMHRDIKPQNLLMQPATEAEVAEGHPYGIPVLKVADFGFARILPAAAMAETLCGSPLYMAPEILRYEKYDATADLWSVGAVLFEMSVGRPPFRANNHVELLKRIERGEDRIKFPDEASPSDKKDSGPPPIPVSPDIKALIRALLKRKPADRIGFEEFFSSTVWDSHLSESTEEEPTTSLEASTDSSAHLETSDTRIKEMVASIEKSKERLLLGRKAPQPLAVDVALNPQPAPRPTQQASPRTAQPPTPPPSLSVRQPPIRRSEPKYYVSDNSPAFEDPPIVANTTTTTRANPRPIVTAAQRRVSNREREQGSLEEVAPLTPPYSGPPTTMPRAATRGISEGSPLAATPPITMRHDTKEESALDSSESVVGTDYVVVEKQNVEINALADEIDQASKKPTTIVRRRSSRSSVVTRPVSAFKPISPSPKPHDTAVVPISYSPPFALGTTPPFSIPPGARQSSSPGLTRPPSIPQSLNMFPPSNQPSYGQDAATRFGVSPSSLQTGALARAITNTAIRMIGSSANTAATAIARATIKRRPTILRTSDIDPAEDELLRSVEDVARKAFVLFELADERLLAQAQITNTARNASTPTPTGTTPPFSSQASNSRRKSSSGSMNSEVWILRQQEAAANDAVVLYMKSLTFIVQAMDKVKRYWRDRDEGEASPELNEMGQWLRSRFNEIFEKIEWAKSRSNDNMLFPDWLVHDKARDMSRQAAVAELQGDLITAEQGYETSLWLLQVLLDEGVYENGRIREDDKATYEKLLVPIRTRLEALRKKLADSGNTSLRLS; from the exons ATGCCAGATTCCAACGCTCAAAATCCAaggggagaaggaagtagtTCCGCTACCGCCAGTGGTGGACATAGGACCCACAAGGAACGGATAGGCAATTATGTAGTAGGTAATGAGATCGGACGAGGAAGTTTCGCTACCGTCTACAAGGGTTATAGATCG AAGAGCAAAGTGTCTATCGCTATCAAAGCTGTATCAAGGCAGAAGCTCACCACCAAGCTATTGGAGAACTTGGAAAGTGAAATCAATATTCTGAAAGTCATACATCATAGGAATATCGTTGCTCTGGAGGATTGCTTT AAAAACGACACTCATATCTACCTAGTTATGGAGTACTGTTCCGGATCGGATCTTTCGATATATATTAAGAATCGTGGTCGACTAGATACGCTCGACTTCTTTCCTAGACCTGGATCTCGTATGGATAGTCTCGAGAGAAAGGAAGACGGAAAGATATTTTGGCCTCATCCTCCCACTGGTGGTTTGGACGAGAAAGTCACGAGATCCTTCCTCGGCCAACTTG CCCAGGCGATCAAATTCCTACGTGCTCAAGATCTGATGCACcgagatatcaaacctcaGAATCTCTTAATGCAACCTGCTACAGAGGCTGAAGTTGCCGAAGGACATCCATACGGTATACCTGTGCTCAAAGTCGCGGATTTTGGTTTCGCTAGAATATTACCTGCTGCTGCGATGGCAGAGACTCTCTGTGGCTCACC ACTGTATATGGCTCCTGAAATTTTACGGTACGAGAAATACGATGCTACTGCCGATCTTTGGTCAGTTGGCGCAGTGCTGTTCGAGATGTCAGTCGGACGACCACCCTTCCGAGCGAACAATCACGTCGAACTTCTCAAACGTATCGAACGAGGTGAAGATCGAATCAAGTTTCCCGATGAAGCTTCACCatcagataagaaagatTCAGGTCCACCCCCAATACCTGTATCACCGGATATCAAGGCATTGATAAGAGCTTTGCTCAAACGTAAACCAGCAGATCGTATAGGTTTCGAAGAATTCTTTTCCTCTACTGTATGGGATTCACATCTTTCCGAAAGCACCGAAGAAGAACCCACAACTAGTCTTGAGGCTTCGACTGATAGCTCTGCTCATTTGGAGACTAGTGACACCAGGATTAAAGAAATGGTAGCTAGTATAGAGAAGTCGAAGGAAAGACTTTTGCTAGGTAGAAAAGCACCTCAACCACTTGCTGTCGATGTTGCTCTAAACCCTCAACCCGCTCCTAGACCTACACAGCAAGCATCTCCACGTACAGCTCAGCCACCgactccaccaccatctctTTCGGTTCGACAACCTCCAATTCGTCGTTCTGAACCTAAATACTACGTCAGTGATAATTCACCTGCATTCGAGGATCCACCCATCGTCGCAAATACCACCACTACTACTCGAGCAAACCCTAGACCAATTGTCACTGCTGCTCAGAGACGAGTGTCGAATAGAGAACGGGAGCAAGGTAGCTTGGAAGAGGTCGCACCTCTCACTCCACCTTACAGTGGGCCACCCACCACTATGCCAAGAGCTGCGACTAGAGGTATAAGCGAGGGATCACCCTTAGCTGCTACACCGCCCATCACCATGCGACACGATACAAAGGAAGAAAGTGCTCTTGATAGCAGTGAATCTGTCGTTGGTACCGATTATGTAGTGGTGGAGAAGCAAAACGTGGAGATCAACGCTTTAGcagatg AAATCGATCAAGCTTCGAAGAAGCCTACTACCATCGTTCGTCGACGAAGTTCCAGAAGCAGCGTTGTCACTCGACCTGTTTCAGCGTTCAAACCTATCAGTCCAAGTCCAAAGCCACATGATACAGCCGTGGTAcctatatcatattcaccaCCATTCGCTTTAGGCACAACACCACCTTTCTCGATCCCACCGGGTGCTCGACAAAGCTCTAGTCCAGGTCTGACTCGACCACCATCGATACCGCAGTCCTTGAACATGTTCCCACCGTCCAATCAACCCTCCTACGGACAGGATGCGGCTACTCGATTTGGtgtatcaccttcatcacttCAGACCGGTGCTCTTGCTCGAGCAATAACCAATACTGCGATACGGATGATTGGTAGTTCTGCTAATACAGCTGCTACGGCAATTGCCAGAGCTACAATCAAAAGACGACCTACGATCTTACGTACGAGTGACATTGATCCTGCCGAAGACGAGCTACTACGTTCAGTGGAGGATGTAGCAAGAAAGGCGTTCGTTCTATTCGAACTGGCCGATGAAAGGTTATtagctcaagctcaaatcaCTAATACTGCCCGAAATGCTTCGACACCCACCCCTACGGGTACGACTCCACCTTTCAGCTCGCAAGCTTCGAACAGTCGTaggaaatcatcttctggtTCAATGAACTCTGAAGTTTGGATATTACGCCAACAGGAAGCTGCTGCGAATGATGCTGTGGTATTGTACATGAAATCTTTGACGTTTATCGTTCAAGCTATGGATAAGGTCAAGAGGTATTGgagggatagggatgaggGGGAAGCTAGTCCCGAATtgaatgaga TGGGACAATGGCTAAGATCGAGATTTAACGAGATATTCGAAAAGATCGAATGGGCTAAATCGAGATCAAATGACAATATGTTATTCCCCGATTGGCTAGTGCATGATAAAGCTAGAGATATG TCCCGACAAGCTGCTGTAGCTGAActtcaaggtgatttgattACAGCTGAACAAGGATACGAAACTTCCCTTTGGCTCTTACAAGTCTTGTTGGATGAAGGGGTGTATGAAAATGGAAGGATTagagaggatgataaagCTACTTATGAGAAGC